The DNA region AAAATGCCGGGAGTCCTTAAGATACTGGAACCCCCGGGTAAATAAACCAAGAATTAAGAAACCCCCAAGGCAACTGAGGGCAAACAAGACACTCTTTTTGTTTTCAGCCCAGACACTAGAGTCTTGTGAAAACGTGACGGGATTCTGTTAGTTTTAACTAGACACATCTGCTGCTGGGTTAACTGAAAAGTCCCGCATTGTAAGGCTCTTGGGGGTAAATGAAGTATCCCCCAGAGGTATAGATGAAGCCACATGAAGAAATCCAATTAACAAGGAAATTCAGTGGGTATAAGCCATCCATTACCACCACAAGCCCCCATTCCCAACTTGCTACACTGTTATCTTGATCATCTTACAGATGAGCAGTGTGAATGTTGTTTAGTGAGCGATGCAGGAAGGAACCTTGACCCCTAGaactcctgcccccacccccccaccacacacacaaaatgcataCTTCTGCAGAGGGAGGCAGTGCAGCGGAGAAGTGCACAAAGCCTGGGCTCTGCGGTCAGAGGGGTCTAAGTTTGACGGCTGTCCCGTCCCAACACTTACTGGCTCCATCGTGTAGAtgagttacttaacttttctgagtcgCAGCCAACTCATCCTTAACGTATGCATACTAATACCTATCAAAAAGGGCTGTTCTGGATAATGATTATAGAGCACCTAACTTGGGCTTTGACACATAcaaggtgatcaataaatatcgATTCCCACCATATTGTAGGTTCTAGAGCTTCAGCCTTGCGATGGTCTACCTTCTCCTTTGTcctgtttcttcctcctcctctttggtttgctttttcctcttccctggcAGATGCTGAGCCTGGTTCTCACAACAGAAGATGCCCAGCATCTTggaatcatttattaaatatttgtttatcaaGCCCCTTCCATGTGCAGTATGCTGCATTAGAGCCCGTGCTGGATACAGAGATGAATCAGATATCCCCACCTGTGGAATCTTTATAATTTAGGAGGGAAGCCAAACTTGCAGTACAACACAGAGTGATGCACAACTTAAGAAAAGTAGATCAAGTGTTGCAACTCAGAGAAACCAGAAGCCATTTCCATCCGAGACAATTAAGGAAGACTTACCAGAGCAAATGCCACAGAAAGTAGGCTTTAAGCACTGGTAGGGCTTAGATGTATGAAGATGGGTGGAGGGCATTATCAGCAGGGTTATGGTAGGAAAGGGAATGTAGGCAGGAAAGCCAAGGGTTTATAGAAAACTCAGACTGGCATCATGTCTGGGATATGGGTAGGATAAAGGAAAGACAAAGCTGGAAGGCGCAGTGGCGTCAGACTGCCCAGGATCTTGAAGGCCAGCCTAACACATCTGGATATTATCTGCAGACCATGGGAAGTCAGTGAAGGCTCACAAGCAGGAAGACAGTAAGGCCCATTTGAATAGAATCTCTTCATTGCTTTTCCCTATGAgtagcctgcccccccccccccccaccgccggcAACAAGTGGCTCTGTGGTCCAAAGTCTGCATTTCCCTCCAGTGTCCCTGCCTGAGCAGAAGGTCCACTGTGTCCACTGCAAAGTCCATGCCACCCTTTCAGAGCGCTCCTGAGTTTTCTCTTCCAACTGGAGTCCACAGAAGGCATTTATGCTGATGTCATAAATGATGAGCACAATCTGAACCCAAAGGCACAAGGCTTTTGCTGCCCCAGTCATAATTTCTGCTACTTATCCATGTTTCTGTTAATAGCATTATAATCACTCATCCGCTGCTGGGGGAATGGCCATTCTGCATTTATCATTACAGGTGCACAGTGTTATAAGAACAGCGAGAAAACTTTCAGGCATACTAACAGACAGTTCTCAAGAGAAGACATGCGATCATAAGTACTCTTCAGAACTAGAGGGAGAAATATCACCGCAGCagggaaagaaacacacacacacagttatctGTTCACCAGCTTCTTAAAACGCTACAAACCAGAGTGAGTTCCCTGGAAATCTACAAACACAATATATGTCATTTATTGGAGGCtattcattttaattatctgtCCCCTCATCTGAACAATTCAGTGTGGTTTGAATTCCCTACCTTACCATTTCACATATTCATCCTATACAGGGGGAGAAAATGCCAGCAAAATGCAGGAGGGgagagatgaaagaaatagaaacaggagGGAAAAGCAACTGAGGGAATGCAGCAAAAAAGCACAGAGGAAAGAAGGCGCAGGAGAGTGGGACGAAATCCACACTGTTGGGCAGATCCATCCTCTGCCTGACTGTGAACAGAGCAGAGCGCCAGGTGTGTCTGAATGAATGACCAGAGCCAATTTAATGCACCAAGAACCTGCTCTGCACCGAGAGCTgaggatacaaaatgaataagGGCAGGCCCCTGTTCTTAACCAGCTCAAAGTTTAGATGGGGAAACTGATAAGTCAACAAGTGTACTGCCATACAATGAGCAGAAATGCCACACGAAAAAAGAGCTGTTGCAAAAGCTCTGAGAGccccaagggagagagaaagaggattcTTGAGAGGTGTCTATTTGTGTGCCTTTAGGTAAGTCACTGGACCTCTCTCAACCTCATCTCTAAAAAGCGATTCTGTTGGCTGCCTATCTCTCAAGGTGGTTTTGTCATTAAATGAACTGGTGGCTGAAGATCCACCTGCAAACTGAGAAGTCCTGCGCCAAAGTCTGAGATTGCTATTCCCTCCGCTCCTATTTGGTGCTTACGGAGGGCACATAGTACCAGGACTGGGAGTTGGGGGTTAAGCATGGACCCCTCTCTggcttctctctgaccctctaCCACCCCAATCTGGCTTTCCACCGTGTGTCCAAGCACCCACAAATACAAaacctggaaaagaaaatgaaacactcaCCAGCGTCAGGTTGCCTCCAGCCTTGAAGTCCGCAGAAGGCAGCAGGGCCAGGGCCTGGCCCccggtggggggaaggggggcgggcACTGCTGGGTCTGAGAGCCCCTGTGTTAGCACTGGCCACCTCTCCTGGCGGCCTCAGTCTTCTTGCCTCCCTTCACCAACACTTTCCCTGTCCCCTTTGCTGCCTACTTCTCTCCGCGGGCTCCAGGTTTTCTGCGGTCTCTACTTTCCCTCCCCATTTGGACATTGGTGCTACGCTCCCGGAGAAGAACGTTTTCTCGAATTTCCTGGAGGATGTGTGTGAGGACCAGTGGAGGCCGGAGACCCCCGGAGGCGCTCTCTCGGGGCCCTGGCCCGCTTCCTCCGCCTCGcccacccccgccaccccggccaccccctccctcccctctcctcccttgctCTCCCCCGCAACCTGtcccttctcccctttccttcagATTCCGCAATTCCCCCCCTCGTCCCGTCCCCTTTCTTCAGGCCCCCGTCTCAGTCTGGTCTCGCACCCCCGACCCGCACCCCCGACCGCCCTAGCACCGCCGGGGCAGCGCTGGCCCGTCAGGTTCCCGcgctcccgccccgccccgcccgccaaGTTCCCGCGACTCCCAGCCCGGGACGCGCGGCCGCTCCGGACTCTGCTCAGCAGCCGATGACGTCACTGAGCTTTGCGCCAGTGATTGGCTATTTCTGGGTTTGCGGCGGGAGACTCGGCAGATTTGCGTGGCGGCTTTCTTTGTCCCTCCGCCTCTTCAGGTGGAGCTGGGGACCCAGGCCCTGGGCTCCGTGCAGTGCTTCTCCGGCGGGTGCAGGAGCCACCGGCCGGGAAGACAGGCGGTGACTCAGGCCCTGGGGTTAGTTGTGGCCGGCAGGGAGCAGAGCCAGGGGAATCAAGTGGGCAGTGGGCCGGGCGCAGGAGGAACAGTCCAGACTGCGCGTCCCCTAGCAGGTGGCCGTCGCCGGCCCGCCGCGGTCTGTCTGCAGTGGTAGAGGCCTCAGCTGGAAAGTAACAGCTCTGGACTTGGGATCAGGCATTCAATTTCcgatctttgtttttctgtttgtatgaccttgggcaagtcacttcatccTGTTTCCACGCTGCAAAACAGGAACCAGCGTGTTTATTTCACAGGTCTACTAAAAGGATTAAGAGTAAACgtattttgtaattattaaatCTGTTGTTATTTTAGTAGATAATATGGTGTAGCAGGAAGAATCTTGGATAAGGAATGAAAACTCTTCgcttatctttcattttctgggATGACCTTCACCAAGTGACTTTTAACCTTTGTAGGCTCCAttgtccttatctgtaaagtgggagaaCTGGACCAGAGGATCTTTAAGGTCTCTTCTGGCTCTGACTGGTAAAACTCAGCATCctccttttatctctccttcagaGGAAGAGCTCACTTCCCTTTTCAGGACTCTAGTTAATCTCTCCCCTTTGTGAGAAACCCACCTTCTCTTAGGGATCCTGGAGAACCTGCTTTTCATTAAgggcctgccctctccccaccctcaacAACCAACGTATCCCAAATGGTAGCAGCAACTACGTAGGGCTCATCCTTGATGGAGATTCTCTCCCCAGGCTACTGGCAGGAGCAGGATTTGGAGCTGGGAACTCTGGCTCCACTCGGCGAGGCCATCAGCTCCACAGTCTGGAGCAGCTCTGACATGCTGGCCAGTCAAGGTGAGAATCCAGGACCCTCATGTCAATGTCCCTCAGTTCCTTCAGCCATCCTCACATCATCTCCCACTCATGTTGCCTCTGCCCTATGTTCTCACCCTCTTCATTACCACACAGCTCCATCCGACATTTTAGTTCTTAGTTCCACACCACCAACTTCTCTTGCACCTACGCCTCTTCCCTTACTCCAGTGCAGAGACCTCTGTATCCCCTACAccttttccccaaaataaaatgattccagGAGGAGGGTATTACTCAGAATAAAGAGGTTCTGAAAGACACAATCGAAGTAGAATTCTTCAAAGGGACCCAGGGATAACAGGATTACTGGTCAAAACTTGGTATATGGCGAGCAGTAAATGACAGGTTTCCCAAACCTTTAGTTCAGATGCTTAAGGGATAAATCATGTCCCAGTGTACTCAGCCAGCTCCGTCTCTGGCTCACTAATCTTAAAATCATCGTTTAAATGTTCAAGTTAGACGGTTACTTGAGGAGCATTCCCATGAAAAGGCCCCTGCATTGAGAGTCGAAGAACAGAATCACAGTCCCCACTGGAGTCCCTGGTTAGTAGAATGATCATAGGCAATCACTCCACCTCCATGGCCTCATtgtctacatctgtaaaatgagggaattGGATTCCGTGATCCCTAAGATCCCCCTCAGTTCTGTTATGATTCTAAACACTGAAACCAGCGGCCAGACTTTGTGCACCAACGTGAAGATGGACACCCCGAAGCGCGCGTGCTCGTTATCAAGTCCAGCACACGCCACCTTCTCTCCTCAGGGCCCCTTCTCTGCTAGGAGCATCCATTATGTATTTCTTGGAAATGGAGCTCTGGTGACCAAGGAGGAAAGGAATAACAGACAGGGCAGGGGTAAGGTCAGTGCCAGGGGGAGGATGGGGATTGTTTAAAATTACGCAATTAGGAAACGCAGGAAGTAAGTTCCTTGGCTTCCTATTCAGAGAAGAATAATGCTGCTTAACTGGTTTCATGCCACCGAAGGGATGGTGCGGATGCTTCAGAATCAGAGCTGGAAGGTGTTGTGCATTTTCGTCCTGTGGAGGTCACTGctctggggtcacagaaagtcaGTCCTGGAGATGAGGGAGTCAGCATGGGGAGCAGAAGCCAAGCCGTGGGGAACACGGAACAACGTTGGGTGGAGGCAGAAGCGAGGGTCACGCCCTGAGGGCTCCCGGCTAGGCCATCTTGAGGGCCCATTTGGGAGTCAAATGGCTCATCCATATGATACCTtattagtcctttttttttttttaattaatttgactaaggagagaggggtgggaaaGTATTTCCATCACATGGCAGGGAAAACTTTAATCCTTTACTCTAAAATAACAGGAGGGGGGTGATTTGGGTTGGTGTGTGGAGAGGCTGGTTGTCCGGGTACTGAAAGAGTGTGAGCTGATGATGAAGGGAAGTTATTGTGGGAGGAATTCAAAAGTCTGTGCCAATAtgtttcagcttttcttttctttctttctttctttctttttttttttttaaatctttttggtTGCTTATTCCACAGTTTTATCAGCTACCTCTTATGTAAACGAATGTGGGACCCAAAGCTGGCTCGGCCTTCTCCTCGCTTTTAGTTTTGGGATTATTGGTCTCAAGCGCCTTTCCTGTCCTTGCTCGAATAGGCAGTCACAGGCAGGAAGGCAGAGTGTAGAATGACAGATGCGTGTGCGTGCTTTCAAAGTGAACGGCAGAGCCTCTCAGGAAAGATGCATGTGCGGTGCTCTGTGTAGATGTGGGCGCCTTTATTCCCCTAAATGTTTGTGGCCCTGTCAgttcactcagcaaacattcaACAAGTGACTGTTTTTCTGTGTATTCCGAGCAAGAGGAAATAAGGTctgtctccccttccccaccacctctcttccttctcccacgATGCCTGGCGAGAACACAGACACCCGGGCCTTGGACCGCCGGGGTTAGATGAGGCACGCTTTGGCCcagaagtgggtggaggggctggggcttCCTCAGGAAGCTGACCCTCTTGTACTCCTGCAGATAGCCAGCCCTGGACATCGGACGAGACAGTGGTGGCTGGTGGCACTGTGGTGCTCAAGTGCCAAGTGAAAGATCATGAGGACTCGTCTCTGCAGTGGTCTAACCCTGCCCAGCAGACTCTCTACTTTGGCGAGAAGAGAGGTACTGTCCCAGGTGTCCTCTCTCCGGGGGCACTGTGGGCGGGGGCAGGGGTCCGCAGAGCCCGGGGCTGTATGTGCCTGGGGTGCAGAGGCTGGGCACTGGGAAGACATGCTGTTGGAGGAGGCAGCTATGCCAGGGGCTCCTCCCCTGGCTCCAGAAAAACTGTAGTGTCACAGCTCTGACCTGAACCATGCACGGTCCCACAGGGTCCTCCCTGGCGACACCCCAAAGCAGCCCTAAGATTTAGCTGGTGTCAGTGTTGCCCCGTGTACTTCACACGGCGGCCCACGAGATTCAAGCCTGCTTCTCTGAGCGTCCCTGAGGCTGCTGTGCCTGCCCAGTGGCTCAGGAAAGTGACTGACCGCATAAAGACTGCTCAAACTCAGAAGCAGTTTTCCCTGCCCCAAACCATGCTAGACCCCTTCTCCCAAAGACTCTGGCCTGGGACTGGAAGATGAACAGTGCCAGTGAAAGCCCTGCTTCCCGTTCTCCCGATGTCCCCAGCCCTTCGTGATAATCGGATCCAGCTGGTTAGATCCACACCCCATGAgctcagcatcagcatcagcaaCGTGGCCCTGGCGGATGAGGGCGAGTACACCTGCTCCATCTTCACCATGCCCGTGAGGACCGCCAAGTCCCTCGTCACTGTGCTCGGTGAGGCTCCCCAACCCCAGGGGCTCCACGGTGGGCTTCCTTGCAAACACAGCTCCTAGGTGAGCCCCCGAGGCAGCCAGAGGCCAGGCAAGTCTCCCAGCATTTGGGAAAACTTGAGTCTGTGCTTCCTTCACAATGGAACCAAGTGCAAATAGCACTGGGTTCTGATCTTTTCTCCTCTACTTACTGTGTGCTCTGGGAGGAATCTCTTATTCTCTCTGAGCCTGAATGTCCTAACCTATGATAGAAAGATGCTAACGTCTATTCCATGAACCTCCCAAGATTATATGAGGAAAACGAGAAGTACTTGTAGTGTATGATTCTATTGTCCAAGTACCCCAGCTGCTTACATGCTCTTACCTGGGTCCTacatttcagttttcttccttgCTCCCCTGGGCTTCACACCATTTCTTTAGCCAGCCGGTTTTACTGTGGGGTGTCAGGTCATGTATCAGATCTTCCCTGTGTGTCCTTACGGAAGAGATTGAAGAGAAAGATGATTTCTCTAGTCTTCTACCCATTCTAAACCAAAGTAGGACTCATGCATCCTgactccccaccccgcccccccgccactGAGGGGCCATCTCTGCAGGGACAGCTGAGGTCACCTCATGGTGCCTCTCCTTCCTATCTTGGCCATCCCCCGTCCATGGCAGGAATCCCACAGAAGCCCATAATTACTGGCTACAAGTCCTCATTACGGGAAAAGGAGACAACCACCCTAAACTGTCAGTCTTCTGGAAGCAAACCTGCAGCCCAGCTCACCTGGCGGAAGGGCGACCAAGAGCTCCACGGTACGTCCCCCTGCTTTGGGGTTCAgaaggaggtggtggggtgggtgAGGAAGAGAGGGGTACATGTCTGTGTATGTGCACATTAGTGTGGTGTAGAAGGAGAAGGACAGATATTCTGTGcacactcgtgtgtgtgtgtgtgtgtgtgtgtgtgctaggGCCTACATTCTCCCTGTGTGTACATAACCATTTCACAACTTTCTAAGTTTGTCTAAGTTGAGACTCGCCATCTGTATGTCTGCCGTGGGGCCCACACTGTATCTGTATGTTAGGGCTCACTCTGtctgtgtgtatgcgtgtgtgtgtgtctgttctGTACTCCAGGAGAACCAACCCGCGTTCAGGAAGATCCCAATGGTAAAACCTTCACTGTGAGCAGCTCAGTGACATTCCAGGTTTCCCGTGAGGATGATGGGGCTGACATCGTATGCTCTGTGAACCATGAATCTCTAAAGGGAGCTGACAGATCCACCTCTCAACGCATCGAAGTTCTATGTATGTGGTGGGCTTCTGGGTGAAGAAGGATCAGGCATGAGATGGTGGCGGGGGGAGAAAGTGCTTGTGACTATATGCGAAGCACTGTGCACAGATAAGTGATGAGTTGAGGGGTGACAGCACCAGGCCAAGAGTCAGCAAGCTTTTCAGTAAAGGGCTCAGTAGCAAGTATTTAAGGCTTCGTGGGTCACATGGTCTCTGTCTCAACTACTTAACTCTGCTGTTGCTGCAGAAAAATAGCCATAAACAGTACGTCAACACATTAGTGTGGCCGcatcccaataaaactttatttacaaaaacacagaGCTAGGAGGATTTGGCCCCAGAGCAAGTTTACTAAGCCCTGAGCTAGGCCAGGGTTATGCAGCTAGATTGTAAGCTCTAGTGGTAACTGTGGCAAGCCGGGAGCCAGAAGATGCAGGTGCTAGTcttccctccgccccccaccGCTCCAGGCTCTCTGAGGTTAAGAAAAGGGCTTTACCCACTGAGTTTGACTCTTTATTTGCTCTATTAAGACGATGAACCTGGTGATCACTAAGGCTTTTTCCTAGACCAACATACTGTGATTTCAGGATCCCAGATTTTCCCTATGGTCCTCCTCGTCTGCCCCAGCTCCACAAGTGTTCTTGGCTCTCTGACTTACAATGGCCACTGTCATAGTCCCTACTTGGAACCTTTCCAAGgatctttgtttctctgtggaATCTGCCTTGGGTGTGGACAGGAAACTTCCACCCTCACCTGAGGAAATTTGTAAATTTTCTGAGTCGGggaaccaagaaaaaagaaaagaaagtaccgaggcagaagacagagagttataaaataatgcatttcttATCCTAATTTATCTAGAGGCGGGCATTTTCCTGAAATAACTCAGCTGCTTCATCTTCTTTCTTATGGAAGACCCAGGACTGAACTTGGCACTCTTCAAAATTGCTAGACCCATTGCTGAAACCTGAATGTGAGGCAGGTTTGGGGCGGTGTCACTTCCCATTTGGCATACTCTCAAGCTGGCGGCAGACGGCCCCGAATCCAGCCGCGGGGCCACTACCGACTAGCTGTGCCTCTTCCACCAAACTTGCCATCTCCCAGGGGCTGCTTACTTCCCGGAGTTAGCGTGAGGGTCAAGGGGAAAATATCTGTGAAAGAACTGTGCAGACTTCAGAGTTGTCTATTGCTGTAAGGTGTTTCTCTGCTGATTAGTTAGAAGTGTGGGGCCCCAGGCCCGGGTCCCTGTCTAGGGCTCAGGAGGGCCCTCCCATGTCCGAACCCCACAGACTTCTCTGTCAGGTACCAGACCATCTGGTGCTGACTGTCTAGGCCCAACTGTGATCAGCAGTCAGTCAACAAGTGCTAGactccaggcactgtgctagaggTTTCTATGGCTGTGGGGCCCTGGAGCACCCATCTTCTCACCTGGCCTGATGCTCTTTGTCCTGTTTGATCTGACAGAAACACGTTCATTAACTGGTTGTTAAGGTTGGCTCTGTCCTTAGGGGAAGCTCGGCCTCTTTATCTGTTGTTCTAAACCAGCATCTGGCTGTATTGTTCGTGCGGCCATCTGGACCTAGCCTCCCAGCAGCCCTTTGGCGCCATGGCAGATGCCATTATGCCTTCACAGAGCTCATCTATACCATGTCAGTGCCTTTCTGCTGCCCAAATATGACCCCCATCTCTTGTTGTTGGGAAGCTCTTACTTCACTGTTGGACTGACGGTGGAAAATGATATTTTGTGTTCCCTTGTTGCTTTCAGTTTAAACTCCCTGCAGAACAGAGAGGATGGAGAGAGTGTGAGCTCAATAAACGATCCTGTTCAAGTTCACTGGTTACCAAAAATGTGTATTAAGTCGACCCTTTCTCAGCTCTCTGTTAGGACGTCCTTTCGGTCCCCACCACGACAGATCTTCAGAAATCCTACCTCTACGGGGTTGCAGTGCGAATCCCACACGCGTTCAGTAGCAACCGTGGACTGGGCTTGTGGCAGGCGGGGGGTGGAGGCCTCTGTCCCCGGCCCCGCCAGCGCTTGAGACTTCTCGGGATGGAAGCCGTAATGTGCAACTGGATGATGGCGGGATGGCGGTCCTCTCCTGGACGGTGTGGCCATTGTGCGCTGACGCCCTTTCCTTCTCCACAGACACACCGACGGCGAAGATTAGGCCAGACCCCCCACACCCCCGCGAGGGCCAGAAACTGCTACTCCACTGTGAGGGCCGTGGCAATCCCGTGTAAGAGGATCCGCTTCCCGCCCCAGCGCACCTCCGCACCTCAGACTGTGGTCTTCCCTTAGAGTCTCCCCATCGCCCCCTACTGTCAGCCTCTTGCCttccctgtccctgccctgcGCCATCCGTCCCCCACCTGTTTCTCCTGCAAAGCAGCAGAAGGGGGGCACTCTCTGGCTGCCCCCATGGTCCCCGTAGGATCCACCAAGTCACAGTCAGATACGAGTTAGGAAATCACCCTCATCCTCAGGTCGAACCCCAAGGGGTCACCCCTCCCTTCAGCACCTCGTGCCTGTGGCCCCTGTAAGTCCTTCAGCCTGCGTCAAACCGTCCTTGACTTCCTCCACCCAGGtgtttttctgtctcccttcAGCCCCCTGGCCTGCTCTCTCCCAAACACGTGAGATTTCTCTGCCTCCACAGACCCCAGCAGTACCTGTGGGAGAAGGAGGGCAGTGTGCCCCCGCTAAAGATGACCCAGGAGAGTGCCCTGATCTTCCCCTTCCTCAACAAGAGCGACAGTGGGACGTATGGTTGCACGGCCACCAGCAACATGGGCAGCTACAAGGCCTACTACACGCTCAATGTGAACGGTGAGCCGTCCCAGCCCTCCGCCGCATCCCCCTCGCCCTGTCCGCCCAGCCCACGCCCTGTGTCTCGGCTCCTGAGAGCACCCCTTGCTGTGCCCTAGGGGCAAGGGAGGGGACAAGAGCCCACCGCGGAAGGGCCTGGGACTTGGGCTCTGGGTCCGCTCTGGAACGTGTAACACGGAAGCAATCAGCAGGATGGCAGGCTCTCGTCTGCCTGGTTAACACTGGTGGCCCGCCGGACACCGTCCTCCCCCCCTGCACTCCCCAGGCAGCAACAACTACAGTTCTGTGTGGAGAGGCCCCAGAGTCTCACCGGGGCCAGCGTGGGAGTTCCCCTTTCCAGTGGGCTGTCTCAGGGCTGCCACTCCTGTGACCCACAGGGGACGCGTggagccaccaccaccacctccttgCTGCAGACCTTGGACAGGGTAGGGTGGGTCCAGGCAGAACACAGAGGTCTGCTGGTACGACGCTGAGATACAGGGCATTTTCTCCGATGCCTTATCTCCCAGAGACACTAGTCATGCTTCTTCTCTGAAGCTCTTCCCAAAGGTGTGACCACAAAACCCAGGAGCCGTGACAGGCTGGCACAGAGGTCCCCTTATTGGAGAGtgggcagaatttttttttaaatttttttattgttatgttaatccccatacattacatcattagttttagatgaagtgttccatgattcattgtttgtgcataacacccagtgctccatgcagaatgtgccctcctccatacccaccaccaggctaacccatcccccacccccctcccctctagaaccctcagttggtttttcagagtccatcgtctctcatggttcgtctacccctccgatttcccccgcttcattcttcccctcccgctaccttcttcttcttctttttttcttaacatatattgcattatttgtttcagaggtacagatctgagattcaacagtcttgcacaattaaGTGGGCAGAATTTTTGAAGATCCCAGCGGCAGTGGGGTCCTGCCAGAAAACCTTATAAGCTCAAAATAGGGGAAATGCATTGTCGGGGGAACACCAGAGGCTCCCTTGCTGGAAATGCCCGTTCAGTCAGCGAGGTGATGGCAGTCGGGCCTCCCATGGATAAGAGACCTGAGACCCGTGGGAGCGTGGTGTTTGTGTAGATGGGGTGAATCTGACTCCAGGACAGGCCTGGGTATGTGGGAACTGCCTCAGCACCACAAGCAAAGCTAGTGTAGGATGCCAGCATCAAGGACCAGTGTCAGCCCCCAGATCTCCCCCTGCCAATTCCGAGGCTGACCGGCAGGGCGCTGAAAGTTCTTGGCCCCTGTGGTTGGTGGTTGGTCTCCTGCGGgcccgccctcccccacccagtcCTGTCTCACCGCGTCCACTTCCAGTGCTGACACCCGGCGGTAGGAGGAGGTTCTGCATCTCCTTCCAGGCGTCTCCTCAGCAGTCCTGGCCCCACCAGCCTGGAAGGAATAAAGGAGTTCCAGCAGAGACAGGGATCTGTAACTGATGACCCCACACGTCATTTTGGCCatggaaagctctgtttttctaaGTCATTTCCGTTTCCATAGCCGGAACAATTATccagcattaatttttttttttttttttttttttttttagtgtggaCTGTGTGTCACCTGCTGCCTGGGAGAAAGACAGGGGCGAcgtccctctgcttcttcccactCAACACCCTCACACCCACCTCATCATATCATGGAGCCCCCAGGCcaatcctccccccacccccaagcag from Neomonachus schauinslandi chromosome 6, ASM220157v2, whole genome shotgun sequence includes:
- the CADM3 gene encoding cell adhesion molecule 3 isoform X2, whose product is MGGPSALPLLLLLACCGAPGGANLSQDDSQPWTSDETVVAGGTVVLKCQVKDHEDSSLQWSNPAQQTLYFGEKRALRDNRIQLVRSTPHELSISISNVALADEGEYTCSIFTMPVRTAKSLVTVLGIPQKPIITGYKSSLREKETTTLNCQSSGSKPAAQLTWRKGDQELHGEPTRVQEDPNGKTFTVSSSVTFQVSREDDGADIVCSVNHESLKGADRSTSQRIEVLYTPTAKIRPDPPHPREGQKLLLHCEGRGNPVPQQYLWEKEGSVPPLKMTQESALIFPFLNKSDSGTYGCTATSNMGSYKAYYTLNVNDPSPVPSSSSTYHAVIGGIVAFIVFLLLILLIFLGHYLIRHKGTYLTHEAKGSDDAPDADTAIINAEGGQSGGDDKKEYFI
- the CADM3 gene encoding cell adhesion molecule 3 isoform X3 — translated: MGGPSALPLLLLLACCGAPGGANLSQDDSQPWTSDETVVAGGTVVLKCQVKDHEDSSLQWSNPAQQTLYFGEKRALRDNRIQLVRSTPHELSISISNVALADEGEYTCSIFTMPVRTAKSLVTVLGIPQKPIITGYKSSLREKETTTLNCQSSGSKPAAQLTWRKGDQELHGEPTRVQEDPNDTPTAKIRPDPPHPREGQKLLLHCEGRGNPVPQQYLWEKEGSVPPLKMTQESALIFPFLNKSDSGTYGCTATSNMGSYKAYYTLNVNDPSPVPSSSSTYHAVIGGIVAFIVFLLLILLIFLGHYLIRHKGTYLTHEAKGSDDAPDADTAIINAEGGQSGGDDKKEYFI
- the CADM3 gene encoding cell adhesion molecule 3 isoform X1 — translated: MGGPSALPLLLLLACCGAPGGANLSQDGYWQEQDLELGTLAPLGEAISSTVWSSSDMLASQDSQPWTSDETVVAGGTVVLKCQVKDHEDSSLQWSNPAQQTLYFGEKRALRDNRIQLVRSTPHELSISISNVALADEGEYTCSIFTMPVRTAKSLVTVLGIPQKPIITGYKSSLREKETTTLNCQSSGSKPAAQLTWRKGDQELHGEPTRVQEDPNGKTFTVSSSVTFQVSREDDGADIVCSVNHESLKGADRSTSQRIEVLYTPTAKIRPDPPHPREGQKLLLHCEGRGNPVPQQYLWEKEGSVPPLKMTQESALIFPFLNKSDSGTYGCTATSNMGSYKAYYTLNVNDPSPVPSSSSTYHAVIGGIVAFIVFLLLILLIFLGHYLIRHKGTYLTHEAKGSDDAPDADTAIINAEGGQSGGDDKKEYFI